One region of Peromyscus eremicus chromosome 4, PerEre_H2_v1, whole genome shotgun sequence genomic DNA includes:
- the LOC131907729 gene encoding translation machinery-associated protein 7-like, whose protein sequence is MSGCKGGKKKPLKQPRKQAKEMDKEDEVFEQKGKEEQKKPEELKANTTGKGPLATGGIKKSGKSKLFLISEMMVTLFHSYLNIWIPCHNIFATCS, encoded by the coding sequence ATGTCGGGCTGCAAAGGTGGCAAAAAGAAGCCCCTGAAACAGCCCAGGAAGCAGGCCAAGGAGATGGACAAGGAAGATGAGGTTTTCgagcagaaaggaaaagaggagcaGAAGAAACCCGAGGAGCTAAAAGCCAACACCACGGGCAAGGGACCCCTGGCCACAGGTGGAATTAAGAAATCTGGCAAAAGTAAACTGTTCCTCATATCTGAGATGATGGTGACCCTCTTCCATTCCTATTTAAATATCTGGATTCCCTGCCATAACATCTTTGCCACCTGCAGCTAG